The following are encoded in a window of Manihot esculenta cultivar AM560-2 chromosome 8, M.esculenta_v8, whole genome shotgun sequence genomic DNA:
- the LOC110620176 gene encoding thioredoxin H-type isoform X1, whose product MGQCLCFAKRQQGEGHDSDEHFEFVGSNVHLITAKEAWDQKLSEANREGKTVLVNFSATWCGPCRMISPFYRELSEKYPSLMFLLVDVDELPDFSSSWDIKATPTFFFLRDGQQVDKLVGANKPELQKKITAIVDSVIDCDK is encoded by the exons ATGGGACAATGCTTATGCTTTGCTAAA CGTCAACAGGGTGAAGGACATGATTCTGATGAGCATTTTGAATTTGTTGGCAGTAATGTGCACCTCATTACTGCCAAAGAGGCCTGGGATCAGAAGCTATCAGAAGCTAATAGGGAGGGCAAAACT GTTTTGGTGAATTTCAGTGCAACATGGTGTGGTCCTTGTAGGATGATTTCACCATTCTACCGAGAGCTGTCTGAGAAATATCCTTCTCTAATGTTCCTGTTGGTTGATGTTGATGAACTACCA GACTTCAGCAGTTCATGGGATATCAAGGCTACTCCTACCTTTTTCTTTCTCAGAGATGGGCAGCAAGTTGACAAGCTTGTGGGGGCGAACAAGCCAGAGTTACAGAAGAAGATAACTGCCATTGTAGACTCTGTGATTGATTGTGACAAGTGA
- the LOC110620176 gene encoding thioredoxin H-type isoform X2, with protein sequence MGQCLCFAKGEGHDSDEHFEFVGSNVHLITAKEAWDQKLSEANREGKTVLVNFSATWCGPCRMISPFYRELSEKYPSLMFLLVDVDELPDFSSSWDIKATPTFFFLRDGQQVDKLVGANKPELQKKITAIVDSVIDCDK encoded by the exons ATGGGACAATGCTTATGCTTTGCTAAA GGTGAAGGACATGATTCTGATGAGCATTTTGAATTTGTTGGCAGTAATGTGCACCTCATTACTGCCAAAGAGGCCTGGGATCAGAAGCTATCAGAAGCTAATAGGGAGGGCAAAACT GTTTTGGTGAATTTCAGTGCAACATGGTGTGGTCCTTGTAGGATGATTTCACCATTCTACCGAGAGCTGTCTGAGAAATATCCTTCTCTAATGTTCCTGTTGGTTGATGTTGATGAACTACCA GACTTCAGCAGTTCATGGGATATCAAGGCTACTCCTACCTTTTTCTTTCTCAGAGATGGGCAGCAAGTTGACAAGCTTGTGGGGGCGAACAAGCCAGAGTTACAGAAGAAGATAACTGCCATTGTAGACTCTGTGATTGATTGTGACAAGTGA
- the LOC110620542 gene encoding receptor-like protein kinase FERONIA has protein sequence MGRWFPACALVLLCLASVIFVAFAQNYMPTDKILLDCGATSDDTDTDGQKWTADKGSKFLASSANSSISPAATQDPAVSQVPFMTARVFRSTFTYSFPLGDGRKFVRLYFYPSSYAGLNASDALFSVTAGSFTLLKNFSVAQTTEALNYAFIVKEYSINVDGGILNITFGPSSNSPKAYAFVNGIEIVSMTDIYGNTDGTLMIVGNDASFTIDNSTALENVYRLNVGGNEISPSGDTGMLRSWSDDQPYLYGAAFGVPETADPNTTIKSPVPPYVAPLNVYSTSRSMGPNANINLNYNLTWIFSVDSGFSYLVRLHFCEVASNITKINQRVFNIFLNNQTAENGADVIAWAGHNGVPVHKDYVVLVPDGSPQQDMWLALHPNTDSALKSQFYDAILNGVEIFKISSTDGNLAGPNPIPAPKQEVIDPSLVRPSSGSGHSKNQKAIIAGGVSGGVVLALVIGYCVIAASRRHRQGKEASSSDAPSGWLPLSLYGNSHSAGSAKTNTTGSYASSLPSNLCRHFSFAEIKAATNNFDEALVLGVGGFGKVYKGEVDGGTTKVAIKRGNPLSEQGVHEFQTEIEMLSKLRHRHLVSLIGYCEENCEMILVYDYMAYGTLREHLYKTQKPPLPWKQRLEICIGAARGLHYLHTGAKHTIIHRDVKTTNILLDEKWVAKVSDFGLSKTGPTLDNTHVSTVVKGSFGYLDPEYFRRQQLTDKSDVYSFGVVLFEILCARPALNPTLPKEQVSLAEWAAHCHKKGILDQIVDPYLKGRIAPECFKKFAETAMKCVADQGIERPSMGDVLWNLEFALQLQESAEESGKGISVIDDEEMPFNTASKGKKDPDAAPGFDGNITDSRSSGMSMSIGGRSLASEVSDGLTPSAVFSQIMNPKGR, from the coding sequence ATGGGTAGGTGGTTTCCTGCTTGCGCTCTCGTTTTACTTTGTTTGGCCTCCGTAATTTTTGTTGCCTTTGCCCAAAATTATATGCCAACCGATAAAATCCTCCTAGATTGTGGAGCAACTTCGGATGACACCGATACCGATGGTCAGAAATGGACCGCCGATAAAGGTTCTAAGTTTTTGGCATCGTCTGCGAATTCATCTATATCCCCTGCTGCCACTCAAGACCCTGCAGTCTCTCAAGTCCCTTTCATGACTGCTCGTGTTTTTCGCTCTACTTTTACCTATAGTTTCCCCTTGGGTGATGGTCGCAAATTTGTCCGTCTGTATTTCTATCCTTCTTCCTACGCTGGGCTTAATGCATCTGATGCTCTCTTTTCCGTCACAGCTGGGTCTTTTACCCTTCTTAAGAACTTCAGTGTAGCTCAAACAACGGAAGCTTTGAATTATGCCTTCATTGTGAAGGAGTATTCGATTAATGTGGATGGTGGAATATTGAATATAACTTTCGGTCCATCTTCAAATTCTCCGAAGGCTTATGCATTTGTCAATGGGATTGAGATAGTGTCCATGACTGATATTTATGGTAATACTGATGGAACTTTAATGATAGTGGGTAACGATGCTTCATTCACCATAGATAATAGTACTGCACTTGAGAATGTTTATCGGTTAAATGTGGGTGGGAATGAAATCTCGCCATCAGGGGACACCGGTATGCTTAGGTCTTGGTCTGATGACCAGCCATATCTTTATGGAGCTGCATTTGGTGTTCCAGAGACTGCTGATCCAAACACGACAATTAAAAGCCCCGTGCCTCCTTATGTTGCACCACTTAATGTCTATTCTACCTCTAGATCAATGGGGCCAAACGCTAACATCAATTTGAATTACAATTTGACTTGGATTTTCAGCGTCGACTCTGGTTTCAGTTATTTGGTTCGGCTCCATTTTTGTGAAGTTGCTTCAAATATAACCAAAATTAATCAAAGAGTGTTCAACATCTTCCTCAATAATCAAACTGCTGAGAATGGAGCTGATGTGATTGCCTGGGCAGGTCACAATGGAGTTCCAGTGCATAAGGATTATGTGGTGCTTGTTCCTGATGGGAGCCCTCAGCAGGATATGTGGCTTGCGCTTCATCCAAACACTGATTCAGCTTTGAAGTCCCAGTTTTATGATGCAATTTTAAATGGTGTGGAGATATTCAAAATTAGCAGCACTGATGGTAATCTTGCTGGGCCCAATCCAATCCCTGCTCCTAAACAGGAAGTAATTGACCCTTCATTGGTGAGACCATCATCAGGCTCTGGCCATTCAAAGAATCAGAAAGCAATTATAGCTGGTGGTGTAAGCGGTGGGGTTGTTCTAGCCCTTGTCATTGGTTACTGTGTTATTGCTGCCTCTCGTCGTCATAGACAAGGGAAGGAGGCAAGTTCAAGTGATGCGCCATCTGGGTGGCTGCCTCTTTCTCTGTATGGAAATTCTCACTCTGCTGGTTCAGCCAAAACAAACACCACGGGAAGTTATGCTTCCTCTTTACCTTCAAACCTTTGCCGCCACTTCTCATTTGCTGAGATCAAGGCTGCAACCAACAATTTTGACGAGGCTCTAGTCCTTGGAGTGGGAGGTTTTGGGAAAGTCTACAAGGGTGAAGTTGATGGTGGAACTACAAAAGTTGCAATCAAGCGTGGCAATCCGCTTTCTGAGCAGGGCGTGCATGAGTTCCAGACTGAAATTGAAATGCTCTCAAAACTTCGTCACCGCCACCTTGTTTCGTTGATCGGGTACTGTGAGGAGAACTGTGAAATGATCCTTGTTTATGATTACATGGCATATGGGACACTGCGTGAGCATCTATACAAAACCCAAAAGCCTCCATTGCCTTGGAAGCAAAGGCTTGAGATATGCATTGGTGCAGCTCGTGGTTTACACTATCTCCACACTGGTGCCAAACACACCATTATCCACAGAGATGTCAAGACAACCAACATCCTTTTGGATGAGAAATGGGTTGCAAAGGTCTCTGATTTTGGCTTGTCAAAAACAGGTCCTACGCTGGATAACACCCATGTTAGCACTGTGGTGAAGGGTAGTTTTGGCTATCTGGATCCTGAGTATTTTAGGCGGCAGCAACTAACTGATAAATCAGATGTCTACTCTTTTGGAGTTGTGCTGTTTGAGATCCTGTGTGCTCGACCAGCCTTGAACCCGACACTGCCAAAGGAGCAAGTCAGCTTGGCAGAGTGGGCTGCTCATTGCCACAAGAAAGGCATTCTTGATCAGATTGTTGACCCCTATCTGAAGGGGAGGATTGCACCTGAATGCTTCAAAAAGTTTGCTGAGACTGCAATGAAATGTGTGGCTGATCAGGGCATTGAGAGGCCATCAATGGGAGATGTGCTGTGGAACCTAGAGTTTGCTTTGCAGCTACAGGAGAGTGCAGAGGAGAGTGGCAAAGGTATCAGCGTAATAGATGATGAGGAGATGCCATTTAACACTGCTTCCAAAGGGAAGAAAGATCCTGATGCTGCCCCTGGCTTTGATGGTAACATCACAGATTCAAGGAGCAGCGGAATGAGCATGAGCATAGGCGGCCGGAGCCTTGCTAGTGAAGTCTCTGATGGGTTGACACCAAGTGCTGTGTTCTCGCAGATCATGAACCCAAAAGGTCGTTGA